From Erwinia pyri, a single genomic window includes:
- the sdhC gene encoding succinate dehydrogenase cytochrome b556 subunit produces MGKTVKKQRPVNLDLSTIRFPVTAIASILYRISGVITFVAVGILLWLLGLSLSSPEGFLQAAAVMDSFIVKFIMWGILTALAYHIVGGVRHMLMDFGYLGETLQIGTRSAQICFGITVVLSILAGVLVW; encoded by the coding sequence GTGGGCAAAACCGTGAAAAAACAAAGACCTGTCAACTTGGATCTCTCCACGATCCGGTTTCCCGTTACTGCAATAGCGTCTATTCTCTATCGCATATCCGGCGTGATCACTTTTGTGGCCGTTGGCATATTGCTCTGGTTACTGGGCCTGTCACTCTCTTCACCCGAAGGCTTCCTGCAAGCCGCTGCCGTTATGGACAGTTTTATTGTCAAATTCATTATGTGGGGCATTTTAACCGCGCTGGCGTATCACATCGTCGGTGGCGTACGCCATATGTTAATGGATTTCGGCTATCTGGGTGAAACGCTGCAGATCGGAACGCGCTCTGCGCAAATCTGTTTTGGTATCACTGTCGTGCTTTCAATTCTGGCTGGAGTCCTCGTATGGTAA
- a CDS encoding succinate dehydrogenase iron-sulfur subunit translates to MRLEFSIYRYNPDVDDAPRMQEYSLESEEGRDMMVLDALIRLKEKDPTLGFRRSCREGVCGSDGINMNGKNGLACITPVSALGGGSKKIVIRPLPGLPVIRDLVVDMGQFYTQYEKIKPYLLNNGENPPAREHLQTPEQREKLDGLYECILCACCSTSCPSFWWNPEKFIGPAGLLAAYRFLIDSRDNQTNERLDNLDDAFSVFRCHSIMNCVSVCPKGLNPTRAIGHIKSMLLQRGA, encoded by the coding sequence ATGAGACTCGAATTTTCTATTTATCGTTATAACCCGGATGTGGATGACGCCCCTCGCATGCAGGAGTACAGCCTGGAGTCGGAAGAGGGCCGCGACATGATGGTGCTGGATGCCCTTATTCGCCTCAAGGAGAAGGACCCTACGCTGGGGTTCCGTCGCTCCTGTCGTGAAGGCGTTTGCGGCTCCGACGGCATCAACATGAACGGTAAAAATGGGCTGGCCTGTATCACGCCTGTTTCCGCGCTTGGTGGCGGCAGTAAAAAAATTGTGATTCGCCCGTTACCTGGCCTGCCGGTGATCCGCGATTTGGTTGTGGACATGGGGCAATTCTACACTCAGTATGAGAAGATTAAGCCTTACCTGTTGAATAATGGGGAAAATCCGCCCGCTCGCGAGCATTTACAGACGCCGGAACAGCGTGAAAAACTGGACGGCCTGTATGAATGTATTCTCTGCGCATGTTGCTCAACCTCCTGTCCTTCTTTCTGGTGGAATCCGGAGAAGTTTATCGGACCGGCTGGGCTGCTGGCGGCTTACCGTTTCCTGATTGACAGCCGTGATAACCAGACGAATGAGCGTCTGGATAATCTGGACGATGCTTTCAGCGTATTCCGGTGTCACAGCATTATGAACTGTGTGAGCGTATGTCCTAAAGGGTTAAACCCCACACGAGCTATCGGCCACATTAAGTCGATGCTGCTGCAGAGAGGCGCCTGA
- the odhB gene encoding 2-oxoglutarate dehydrogenase complex dihydrolipoyllysine-residue succinyltransferase, protein MSSVDILVPDLPESVADATVATWHKKAGDTVQRDEVLVEIETDKVILEVPASADGVLEAILEDEGATVTSRQALGRLKEGNSGGKESSAKAETNDSTPAQRQSASLEEESNDALSPAIRRLIAEHGLDPASIKGTGVGGRLTREDVEKHLAQKPEAKAADAKAPAAAPAAAAPALAGRSEKRVPMTRLRKRIAERLLEAKNSTAMLTTFNEVNMQPIMNLRKQYGEAFEKRHGVRLGFMSFYLKAVVEALKRFPEVNASIDGEDVVYHNYFDVSIAVSTPRGLVTPVLKDIDALGMADIEKKIKELAVKGRDGKLTVDELTGGNFTITNGGVFGSLMSTPIINPPQSAILGMHAIKDRPMAVNGQVVIQPMMYLALSYDHRLIDGKESVSYLVAIKDLLEDPSRLLLDV, encoded by the coding sequence ATGAGTAGCGTAGATATTCTCGTTCCCGACCTGCCTGAATCCGTAGCCGATGCCACTGTGGCCACCTGGCATAAAAAAGCGGGTGATACCGTCCAGCGTGATGAAGTGCTGGTCGAGATCGAAACCGATAAAGTGATACTGGAAGTGCCTGCGTCAGCCGATGGCGTGCTGGAAGCGATTCTGGAAGATGAAGGCGCCACGGTGACTTCCCGTCAGGCGCTGGGTCGCCTGAAAGAGGGCAACAGCGGCGGTAAAGAGAGTTCTGCTAAAGCGGAAACCAACGACTCCACCCCGGCACAGCGTCAGAGCGCTTCCCTTGAGGAAGAGAGCAATGATGCCCTCAGCCCGGCTATTCGCCGTCTGATCGCTGAACACGGTCTGGATCCGGCCTCCATTAAAGGCACCGGTGTGGGTGGTCGTCTGACCCGTGAAGATGTGGAGAAGCATCTGGCACAGAAACCAGAAGCGAAAGCCGCCGACGCTAAAGCTCCTGCGGCAGCTCCGGCTGCTGCTGCACCAGCCCTGGCTGGTCGCAGCGAGAAGCGTGTGCCAATGACCCGCCTGCGTAAGCGCATTGCCGAGCGTCTGTTGGAAGCGAAAAACAGCACCGCTATGCTTACCACGTTTAACGAAGTCAACATGCAGCCGATCATGAACCTGCGTAAGCAGTACGGCGAAGCGTTCGAGAAACGTCATGGCGTGCGTCTGGGCTTCATGTCCTTCTACCTGAAAGCGGTCGTTGAGGCGCTGAAACGCTTCCCGGAAGTGAATGCTTCTATCGACGGTGAAGATGTGGTTTACCACAATTACTTTGATGTCAGCATCGCTGTTTCCACGCCGCGTGGCCTGGTGACCCCGGTTCTGAAAGATATTGATGCGCTGGGCATGGCGGACATTGAGAAGAAAATCAAAGAGCTGGCGGTCAAAGGCCGTGATGGCAAACTCACCGTTGATGAACTGACCGGCGGTAACTTCACCATTACCAACGGCGGCGTGTTCGGATCGCTGATGTCCACCCCGATCATCAACCCGCCGCAGAGCGCGATCCTCGGGATGCATGCGATCAAAGACCGCCCAATGGCGGTTAATGGTCAGGTGGTTATTCAGCCGATGATGTATCTGGCCCTCTCTTACGATCACCGTCTGATCGATGGAAAAGAGTCCGTCAGCTATCTGGTGGCGATTAAAGATCTGCTGGAAGATCCGTCAAGGCTGTTGCTGGACGTTTAA
- the sdhD gene encoding succinate dehydrogenase membrane anchor subunit, translating to MVSNASALGRNGVHDWLLLRASAIIMTFYVLYILGFVVMSDTLTYDTWHGFFASSFTKVFTLLTLLCILVHGWVGMWQVLTDYVKSVAMRLVLQLLVIVVVLVYAIYGTVVVWGA from the coding sequence ATGGTAAGCAACGCTTCTGCACTGGGTCGCAACGGCGTCCATGACTGGCTGCTGCTGCGCGCATCGGCAATTATCATGACGTTCTACGTGCTCTATATCCTTGGTTTCGTTGTGATGTCAGACACGCTGACTTATGACACCTGGCACGGCTTCTTCGCCTCCTCCTTTACGAAAGTGTTCACCCTCCTGACGCTGCTCTGCATTCTGGTGCATGGCTGGGTTGGGATGTGGCAGGTACTGACGGACTATGTGAAATCAGTTGCGATGCGCCTGGTGCTGCAGCTGCTGGTGATCGTAGTGGTGTTGGTCTATGCAATTTATGGAACTGTCGTAGTGTGGGGTGCGTAA
- the nei gene encoding endonuclease VIII, whose translation MPEGPEIRRAADKLEKAIKGKTLTDVWFAFPQMKTYEQALTGERIEAIETRGKAMLTHFSNGLTLYSHNQLYGVWRVVKSGSEPATSRILRVRLAAEDKTILLYSASEIELLDRDTLAAHPFLLRVGPDVLDMTLTNEAVKERLLSARFRRRQFSALLLDQAFLAGLGNYLRVEILWQAGLAPQHRAQDLSSEQIELLAEALLALPRLSYHTRGVSKENKHHGALFRFRVFHRAGEKCERCGGVIEKTTLSSRPFYWCPGCQL comes from the coding sequence ATGCCAGAAGGACCTGAAATTCGCCGCGCGGCGGACAAGTTAGAAAAAGCGATTAAAGGGAAAACCCTGACCGACGTCTGGTTTGCCTTTCCGCAGATGAAAACGTACGAACAGGCGCTGACTGGCGAGCGGATAGAGGCGATTGAAACGCGGGGGAAAGCGATGCTGACCCACTTCTCTAACGGCCTGACGCTCTACAGCCATAACCAGCTGTATGGGGTGTGGCGGGTGGTGAAAAGCGGATCTGAACCCGCGACCAGTCGTATTCTGCGCGTGCGTCTGGCGGCAGAGGATAAAACCATCCTGCTTTACAGCGCCTCAGAGATCGAGCTGCTGGATCGGGATACGTTGGCGGCTCATCCATTTCTGCTGCGGGTCGGGCCGGACGTGCTGGATATGACGCTCACCAACGAAGCGGTGAAAGAGCGGCTGCTCTCGGCGCGTTTCCGCCGTCGGCAGTTCAGCGCGCTGCTGCTGGATCAGGCTTTTCTGGCCGGTTTAGGCAACTATCTTCGGGTGGAGATCCTCTGGCAGGCCGGGCTGGCGCCGCAGCACCGGGCGCAGGATCTCTCCAGCGAGCAGATTGAGCTGCTGGCAGAAGCGCTGTTAGCGCTGCCACGGCTCTCCTATCACACGCGCGGCGTGAGTAAAGAGAATAAGCACCATGGCGCACTGTTCCGCTTCAGGGTTTTTCACCGCGCAGGGGAGAAGTGCGAACGTTGCGGCGGCGTGATTGAGAAAACCACGCTCTCATCCCGGCCGTTTTACTGGTGCCCCGGTTGCCAGCTTTAA
- the sdhA gene encoding succinate dehydrogenase flavoprotein subunit has product MNLPVREFDAVVIGAGGAGMRAALQISQSGQSCALLSKVFPTRSHTVSAQGGITVALGNTHEDNWEWHMYDTVKGSDYIGDQDAIEYMCKTGPEAILELEHMGLPFSRLDDGRIYQRPFGGQSKNFGGEQAARTAAAADRTGHALLHTLYQQNLKNKTTIFSEWYALDLVKNADGAIVGCTALNIEDGEVVYFKARATVLATGGAGRIYQSTTNAHINTGDGVGMALRAGVPVQDMEMWQFHPTGIAGAGVLVTEGCRGEGGYLLNKHGERFMERYAPNAKDLAGRDVVARSMMIEIREGRGCEGPWGPHIKLKLDHLGHEVLEARLPGILELSRTFAHVDPVKEPIPVIPTCHYMMGGIPTKVTGQALMVNEQGEDVVVPGLFAVGEIACVSVHGSNRLGGNSLLDLVVFGRAAGLHLQESIKEQGELADATEEDIEASLARMNRWNNNTTGEDPAELRKALQTCMQNNFSVFREGDAMAKGLEELKVLRERLKSARLDDRSSDFNTQRIECLELDNLMETAYATAVAANFRTESRGAHSRFDYPERDDANWLCHSVYLPQSESMTRREVNMQPKLRAAFPPKARTY; this is encoded by the coding sequence ATGAATTTGCCAGTCAGAGAGTTTGACGCCGTAGTCATCGGCGCTGGTGGTGCAGGCATGCGTGCCGCGCTGCAAATTTCCCAATCGGGCCAGAGCTGTGCCCTGTTGTCAAAAGTTTTCCCTACCCGTTCCCATACTGTTTCTGCGCAGGGCGGTATCACCGTTGCGCTGGGTAATACCCATGAAGACAACTGGGAATGGCATATGTACGACACGGTGAAAGGCTCCGATTATATCGGTGACCAGGACGCCATTGAATATATGTGTAAAACCGGTCCGGAAGCGATTCTGGAGCTGGAGCACATGGGACTGCCTTTCTCCCGTCTGGACGATGGTCGCATCTATCAGCGCCCGTTTGGCGGCCAGTCAAAAAACTTCGGCGGTGAGCAGGCAGCCCGAACTGCGGCTGCGGCTGACCGTACCGGCCACGCCCTGTTGCACACCCTCTATCAGCAGAACCTGAAAAACAAAACTACTATCTTCTCCGAGTGGTATGCGTTGGATCTGGTGAAAAATGCTGACGGCGCCATTGTGGGCTGTACCGCGCTCAATATTGAAGATGGCGAAGTGGTCTATTTTAAAGCCCGCGCAACGGTACTGGCGACTGGTGGTGCAGGACGTATTTATCAGTCCACTACCAATGCCCACATCAATACCGGTGACGGCGTAGGCATGGCGCTGCGTGCCGGCGTGCCGGTGCAGGATATGGAAATGTGGCAGTTCCACCCAACCGGTATCGCCGGTGCGGGCGTGCTGGTCACCGAAGGGTGTCGTGGTGAGGGTGGTTATCTGCTGAATAAACACGGCGAGCGCTTTATGGAGCGTTATGCGCCAAACGCCAAAGACCTGGCGGGTCGTGACGTGGTAGCGCGTTCGATGATGATTGAGATCCGTGAAGGTCGCGGCTGCGAAGGGCCGTGGGGTCCCCATATCAAACTCAAGCTGGACCACCTGGGCCATGAAGTGCTGGAAGCGCGTCTGCCGGGTATCCTTGAGCTGTCACGTACCTTTGCTCACGTCGATCCGGTAAAAGAGCCGATCCCGGTTATCCCTACCTGTCATTACATGATGGGCGGTATCCCGACTAAAGTCACCGGTCAGGCGCTGATGGTGAACGAGCAGGGTGAAGACGTTGTTGTGCCGGGTCTGTTTGCCGTAGGCGAAATCGCCTGCGTATCCGTACATGGCTCTAACCGCCTTGGTGGCAACTCGCTGCTGGATCTGGTGGTGTTTGGTCGTGCTGCGGGTCTGCATCTGCAGGAGTCCATTAAAGAGCAGGGCGAGCTGGCGGATGCAACCGAGGAAGATATCGAGGCTTCGCTGGCGCGCATGAACCGCTGGAACAATAACACCACCGGTGAAGATCCTGCTGAGCTGCGTAAAGCCCTGCAGACCTGCATGCAAAACAACTTCTCGGTGTTCCGTGAAGGCGATGCGATGGCGAAAGGTCTGGAAGAGCTGAAAGTGCTGCGCGAGCGCCTGAAAAGCGCCCGTCTGGACGATCGTTCAAGCGACTTCAACACTCAGCGTATAGAGTGCCTGGAGCTGGATAACCTGATGGAAACGGCCTACGCCACTGCCGTTGCAGCAAACTTCCGTACTGAAAGCCGTGGCGCACACAGCCGCTTCGATTACCCGGAACGTGATGATGCAAACTGGCTGTGCCACAGCGTCTACCTGCCGCAGAGCGAAAGCATGACCCGCCGTGAGGTGAACATGCAGCCGAAACTGCGCGCGGCATTCCCGCCGAAAGCACGTACTTACTAG
- the sucA gene encoding 2-oxoglutarate dehydrogenase E1 component: protein MQNSAMKPWLDSSWLAGANQTYIEQLYEDFLTDPDSVDVAWKSLFQQLPGAGVRPEQFHSSTREYFRRLAKDATRYASSVSDPDTNAKQVKVLQLINAFRFRGHQLANLDPLGLWQQESVPDLDPAFHDLTEADFQETFNVGSFAFGKDTMKLADLYALLKQTYCGSIGAEYMHITNTEEKRWIQQRIESVAGQASFSTEEKKGFLKQLTAAEGLERYLGAKFPGAKRFSLEGGDALVPMLNEMIRHAGKSGTREVVLGMAHRGRLNVLINVLGKKPQDLFDEFAGKHKEHLGTGDVKYHMGFSSDVETEGGMVHLALAFNPSHLEIVSPVVMGSVRARLDRLDEPVSNKVLPITIHGDAAVTGQGVVQETLNMSQARGYQVGGTVRIVINNQVGFTTSNPKDARSTQYCTDIGKMVLAPIFHVNADDPEAVAFVTRLALDFRNTFKRDVFIDLVCYRRHGHNEADEPSATQPVMYQKIKKHPSPRKLYADRLEREQITSLEDATEMVNLYRDALDAGECVVPEWRPMSLHSFTWSPYLNHDWDESYPSTLDLKRLQELAKRISTVPAEIEMQSRVAKIYNDRAEMAAGNKPFDWGAAENLAYATLVDEGIPCRLSGEDMGRGTFFHRHAVIHNQANGSTYTPLMHVHNGQGTFKVWDSVLSEEAVLAFEYGYATAEPRTLTIWEAQFGDFANGAQVVIDQFISSGEQKWGRMCGLVMLLPHGYEGQGPEHSSARLERYLQLCAEQNMQVCVPSTPAQVYHMLRRQALRGMRRPLVVMSPKSLLRHPLAISSLEELANGGFQPAIGEIDDLDPKGVKRVVLCSGKVYYDLLEKRRKNEQTDVAIVRIEQLYPFPHKAVQDKLQQYSHVHDFVWCQEEPLNQGAWYCSQHHFREVVPFGASLRYAGRPASASPAVGYMSVHQQQQQDLVNDALNVN from the coding sequence ATGCAGAACAGCGCGATGAAACCCTGGCTAGACTCCTCCTGGCTGGCCGGCGCGAACCAGACCTACATAGAGCAGCTCTATGAGGACTTTCTAACCGATCCTGACTCTGTTGACGTTGCCTGGAAATCGCTGTTTCAGCAGCTTCCAGGTGCTGGGGTTAGACCTGAACAATTCCACTCGAGCACCCGCGAGTACTTCCGCCGTCTGGCGAAAGATGCCACTCGCTACGCCTCATCCGTAAGCGATCCCGATACCAATGCCAAACAGGTTAAGGTGCTTCAGCTGATCAACGCCTTCCGTTTCCGCGGGCATCAGCTGGCTAACCTCGATCCGTTGGGCCTGTGGCAGCAGGAATCGGTGCCGGATCTCGATCCTGCCTTCCACGATCTCACCGAAGCAGATTTCCAGGAAACCTTCAACGTGGGCTCCTTTGCTTTCGGCAAGGACACCATGAAGCTGGCAGATCTCTATGCCTTGCTGAAGCAGACCTACTGTGGCTCGATTGGTGCTGAGTACATGCACATCACCAACACTGAAGAGAAACGCTGGATCCAGCAGCGTATTGAATCAGTGGCGGGGCAGGCTTCTTTCTCCACCGAAGAGAAAAAAGGCTTCCTGAAGCAGCTGACCGCAGCCGAAGGGCTGGAACGCTATCTGGGTGCGAAATTCCCGGGTGCCAAGCGTTTCTCGCTGGAAGGTGGCGATGCGCTGGTGCCGATGCTGAACGAAATGATCCGTCATGCGGGCAAAAGCGGAACGCGTGAAGTGGTTCTGGGCATGGCTCACCGTGGCCGCCTGAACGTGTTGATTAACGTTCTGGGCAAAAAGCCGCAGGATCTGTTCGACGAATTCGCCGGCAAGCATAAAGAGCACCTCGGCACGGGCGACGTGAAGTACCATATGGGCTTCTCTTCTGACGTGGAAACCGAAGGCGGCATGGTGCACCTGGCGCTGGCGTTTAACCCGTCACACCTTGAGATTGTCAGTCCGGTAGTGATGGGCTCCGTGCGCGCGCGTCTGGATCGTCTGGATGAACCGGTCAGCAATAAAGTTCTGCCGATTACTATCCACGGTGATGCCGCCGTGACCGGTCAGGGCGTGGTTCAGGAAACGCTGAACATGTCGCAGGCCCGCGGTTACCAGGTGGGTGGCACCGTTCGCATTGTGATCAACAACCAGGTTGGTTTCACCACCTCCAATCCTAAAGACGCCCGCTCAACGCAGTACTGTACCGATATCGGTAAAATGGTGCTGGCGCCTATTTTCCACGTGAATGCTGACGATCCGGAAGCGGTAGCTTTTGTTACGCGCCTGGCGTTGGATTTCCGTAACACCTTTAAACGCGACGTCTTTATTGACCTGGTCTGTTATCGCCGTCATGGCCATAACGAAGCGGATGAGCCAAGTGCGACTCAGCCAGTGATGTACCAGAAGATCAAAAAACACCCATCGCCGCGTAAGCTCTATGCCGACCGTCTGGAAAGAGAGCAGATTACCAGCCTGGAAGATGCCACGGAAATGGTCAATCTGTATCGTGACGCGCTGGATGCGGGCGAATGCGTGGTGCCGGAATGGCGTCCGATGAGCCTGCACTCCTTTACCTGGTCGCCTTACCTGAATCATGACTGGGACGAAAGCTACCCTTCAACGCTCGACCTGAAGCGGTTGCAGGAGCTGGCTAAACGTATCAGTACGGTGCCTGCAGAGATCGAAATGCAGTCTCGCGTGGCGAAAATCTACAACGATCGTGCCGAAATGGCGGCGGGTAACAAACCCTTCGACTGGGGCGCAGCGGAGAATCTCGCTTACGCCACGCTGGTTGATGAGGGCATTCCATGTCGTCTCTCCGGTGAAGATATGGGCCGCGGAACCTTCTTCCACCGTCACGCAGTGATCCATAACCAGGCTAACGGCTCTACCTACACCCCGCTGATGCATGTCCATAATGGACAGGGCACCTTCAAGGTCTGGGATTCCGTGCTCTCTGAAGAGGCTGTGCTGGCCTTTGAATATGGTTATGCCACTGCAGAGCCGCGCACCCTGACTATCTGGGAAGCGCAGTTTGGTGATTTCGCCAACGGCGCGCAGGTGGTTATCGATCAGTTCATCAGCTCTGGCGAGCAGAAATGGGGCCGTATGTGTGGCCTGGTGATGCTGCTGCCTCACGGCTATGAAGGGCAGGGACCGGAGCACTCCTCCGCGCGTCTGGAACGTTATCTGCAGCTTTGCGCCGAGCAGAACATGCAGGTTTGCGTCCCCTCCACGCCGGCTCAGGTTTACCACATGCTTCGCCGTCAGGCGCTGCGCGGTATGCGCCGTCCGCTGGTGGTGATGTCACCGAAATCGCTGCTGCGTCATCCGCTGGCAATCTCTTCGCTGGAAGAGCTGGCTAACGGCGGCTTCCAGCCAGCTATTGGTGAGATCGACGATCTCGACCCGAAAGGCGTGAAGCGCGTTGTGCTTTGCTCCGGCAAAGTCTATTACGACCTGCTGGAAAAACGCCGCAAAAACGAGCAAACCGATGTCGCGATTGTGCGTATCGAACAGCTGTATCCGTTCCCGCACAAAGCGGTACAGGATAAATTACAGCAGTATTCGCATGTGCATGATTTTGTCTGGTGCCAGGAAGAGCCGCTTAACCAGGGCGCATGGTACTGCAGTCAGCACCATTTCCGTGAAGTGGTGCCTTTCGGAGCTTCATTACGTTACGCCGGCCGTCCCGCCTCCGCTTCGCCGGCAGTTGGCTATATGTCCGTTCACCAGCAGCAGCAGCAAGACCTGGTAAATGACGCGCTGAACGTTAATTAA
- the pcp gene encoding pyroglutamyl-peptidase I, with translation MKTVLITAFEPFGGEQINPSWEAVSHLHERMLCGAKIVAKQLPCAFGASLEALYAAIEEVEPEMVIAVGQAGGRTDVTIERVGINVDDARIPDNAGNQPIDEPIVEGGPAAYFSTLPIKAIVEGIREAGIPASVSQTAGTYVCNHVMYGLMHYLAQHKNAIRGGFIHIPYLPEQAVKHPGAASMPAPTVILALEMALSIALTVDQDIRLEGGATH, from the coding sequence ATGAAAACCGTTTTGATTACCGCGTTCGAGCCTTTTGGTGGCGAGCAGATCAACCCCTCCTGGGAGGCGGTCAGCCATCTGCATGAGCGCATGCTGTGCGGCGCGAAAATCGTTGCGAAACAGTTACCCTGTGCCTTTGGCGCTTCGCTGGAGGCGCTTTACGCCGCGATAGAAGAGGTAGAGCCAGAAATGGTGATCGCCGTAGGACAGGCGGGAGGGCGAACCGACGTCACCATTGAGCGCGTTGGCATCAACGTTGACGATGCCCGCATCCCCGACAATGCGGGCAACCAGCCGATTGATGAACCCATTGTAGAAGGCGGCCCGGCGGCCTACTTCTCCACGCTGCCGATCAAAGCGATTGTGGAGGGGATCCGGGAAGCGGGCATTCCCGCGTCGGTTTCGCAAACGGCGGGAACTTACGTCTGTAACCATGTGATGTATGGGTTAATGCACTACCTGGCGCAGCATAAGAATGCCATTCGCGGCGGATTTATTCATATCCCCTATCTGCCTGAGCAGGCAGTAAAGCATCCCGGTGCCGCCAGTATGCCTGCCCCAACGGTGATCCTGGCGCTGGAGATGGCGCTGAGTATTGCGCTGACCGTGGATCAGGATATCCGGCTGGAAGGCGGAGCCACACACTAA
- a CDS encoding citrate synthase, whose product MADKKATLTLPGEAPIELDVLQGTLGQDEIDVRTLGAKGYFTFDPGFTSTASCESKITYIDGDEGILLHRGYPIDQLAVHSNYLEVCYILLNGEAPTKEQFEEFKTIVTRHTMIHEQIHHLFRGFRRDSHPMAVMCGVTGALAAFYHDAMDVNIERHREIAAFRLLSKMPTVAAMCYKYSIGQPFVYPRNDLSYAGNFLHMMFSTPCEEYVVNPILERAMDRILILHADHEQNASTSTVRTAGSSGANPFACIAAGIASLWGPAHGGANEATLRMLEEISTVDHIPEFVKRAKDKNDSFRLMGFGHRVYKNHDPRATVMRETCHEVLNELGMKDDLLEVAMQLEDIALNDPYFIERKLYPNVDFYSGIILKAMGIPSSMFTVIFAMARTVGWIAHWKEMHDDGIKIARPRQLYTGYDKRDFTSKTQ is encoded by the coding sequence ATGGCTGATAAAAAAGCAACGCTAACCCTACCAGGCGAAGCTCCTATTGAACTTGATGTGCTGCAAGGCACGTTGGGCCAGGATGAGATAGATGTCCGCACCCTGGGAGCCAAAGGGTATTTCACCTTTGACCCAGGCTTCACTTCTACTGCGTCCTGCGAATCTAAAATCACCTATATTGATGGTGATGAAGGCATTCTGCTCCACCGTGGTTACCCTATCGATCAACTTGCCGTGCACTCCAACTATCTGGAAGTGTGCTACATCCTGCTGAACGGCGAAGCGCCAACCAAAGAGCAGTTTGAAGAGTTTAAAACTATCGTTACCCGTCATACCATGATCCACGAGCAGATCCATCATCTGTTCCGCGGTTTCCGTCGTGACTCGCATCCGATGGCAGTGATGTGCGGCGTGACCGGTGCGCTGGCTGCGTTTTACCATGACGCCATGGACGTGAACATTGAGCGTCACCGTGAAATTGCCGCGTTCCGTCTGCTGTCGAAAATGCCGACCGTGGCCGCAATGTGCTACAAATATTCCATTGGTCAGCCGTTCGTTTATCCACGTAATGACCTCTCCTACGCTGGTAATTTCCTGCATATGATGTTCTCCACCCCGTGTGAAGAGTATGTGGTGAACCCGATTCTGGAACGTGCGATGGATCGTATTCTGATCCTGCATGCGGACCATGAGCAGAATGCCTCCACCTCTACCGTGCGTACCGCAGGCTCTTCTGGTGCTAACCCGTTTGCCTGTATCGCTGCGGGGATCGCATCCCTGTGGGGACCGGCTCACGGCGGTGCCAACGAAGCTACCCTGCGTATGCTGGAAGAGATCAGCACCGTGGATCACATTCCTGAATTTGTGAAGCGTGCGAAAGATAAGAACGACTCGTTCCGCCTGATGGGCTTTGGTCACCGTGTTTATAAAAACCATGACCCGCGCGCCACCGTGATGCGTGAAACCTGTCATGAAGTGCTGAACGAACTGGGCATGAAGGACGATCTGCTGGAAGTGGCGATGCAGCTGGAAGATATCGCCCTGAACGACCCGTACTTTATCGAACGTAAGCTTTACCCTAACGTCGACTTCTACTCCGGCATTATTCTGAAAGCGATGGGCATCCCTTCTTCCATGTTTACGGTGATCTTCGCCATGGCGCGTACCGTAGGCTGGATTGCCCACTGGAAAGAGATGCATGATGACGGCATTAAAATTGCCCGTCCTCGCCAGCTTTATACCGGCTACGACAAGCGCGATTTTACTTCCAAAACTCAGTAA